In a single window of the Mesoaciditoga lauensis cd-1655R = DSM 25116 genome:
- a CDS encoding Nramp family divalent metal transporter: MANKLTILRSKLSEHLVKAEILRYLGPGFLITIGFIDPGNWATNIAGGSEFNYSLLWVVTLGTFMLIVLQSMSARLGIISGKSLAKNVRESYPKWISWFLGSTIVLACVATDVAELLGGTIGFHILLGFPYWLGALVTIFLEFYLTHVVRED, translated from the coding sequence GGCGAACAAATTGACCATTTTAAGGAGCAAACTTTCTGAACATTTGGTCAAAGCCGAAATATTGAGATATCTGGGCCCTGGTTTTTTGATCACGATAGGTTTTATAGATCCAGGAAATTGGGCTACCAATATTGCAGGAGGATCTGAATTCAATTACTCCTTGCTGTGGGTTGTTACCCTGGGAACTTTCATGCTCATAGTTCTTCAAAGTATGTCGGCAAGGCTGGGAATAATAAGCGGAAAATCTCTTGCAAAAAATGTAAGAGAAAGTTATCCAAAATGGATCTCATGGTTTTTAGGTTCCACCATCGTTTTGGCTTGCGTGGCAACAGATGTGGCTGAACTTTTAGGTGGAACCATTGGCTTTCACATTCTATTAGGATTTCCATATTGGCTGGGCGCGCTTGTAACGATATTTTTGGAATTCTATCTCACTCACGTTGTGCGTGAAGATTAA